In the Paenibacillus sp. FSL R7-0337 genome, GTACGCGCTGGACTCTGGCGGGGTCAGTCCGGCGGCCACAATCCCGAATTCCTCCCCGCCCAGCCGGAACGCGGTTCCGTCCGCCTGTTCAGCCAGCTCCTTCAGTACCCCGCCTATTCTGCGCAGTACCGTATCGCCTTCATAATGCCCGTAGGTGTCATTGAATTTTTTGAAATAATCAATATCCAGCATCAAGTAGGTTAAATACTGTTTGCCGGCAGCAGCCTTATCCACCTTATCCAGGAACAGCTTATTGAAGTATCTGCGGTTGTACAGGCCGGTTAATTCATCGGTGATGGAGATCCGTTCAATTAGCCCGATATACTTACTCAGCTCTCCGTTGTTGAATTCCAGCTCCTTCGTCCGCTCGGCCACCAGTTCCTCCAGATGCTCCTTGTGTCGCCGTAGCTCCTCCTCCGCCTTCTTTCGCTCAGTGATATCCTTGATCGTTCCCTGAATCGCCGGCTTATCCTGATACATGATTCTGACGACCTTGTGAATGGCGATGACTTCAAGGGATTTATCCTTATGCACAAGCCTTGTCTCGTACTCTTCCGGTGCCTGTTTGCCCTCGACTCGTCTGGCATAATAATGCATCACCTTCTCCCGCTCCGGGGGCGTAATGAAATTCCCGAAGGGCTGCTCCAGCATCTCGCCCGCCTTATAGCCGAGCATCTGCTCCAGCGCCTCATTAACATAGACACACCGCATATCTTGGACCACGAACACCCCGTCCTGCAGGTTGTTGACCAATTGGCGGTATTTCTCCTCTGAACGCTCAAGCTCCGTATACAGACTGGCGTTCTCAAGCGAGAAGACCATCTCTCTGGACAGCAGATTAATAATCTTCATCCGTTCCTCGGTGAATACGCCGGTCACCAGATTATTCTCCAGATAGATGATGGCAATCGTCTTATTCTGGTTAATCAGCGGCATACAGACCATCGATTTCGGCTGCTGCCTCACAATATAGGGATCATTCACAAACGGAGTCTCGGAATAGGCATCATTGTAGATCAGGCTCTCCCGGCTCTTCTCCACTTGTCTGATGATCGCGGCAGGCAAATTGTCCAGCTGATGCGACTCATGAATGGCCACGGAGATCCGGTCCGTGTCCGCTTTATATTCCCCTTCGACCAGAAGATTCGCCTTGGAAGTCATCAGGATGCAGCCCCGCTGCGCCCCGGCATTCATGATTACAATCTCCATCAGCGCTTCCAGCAGGTGGTTCAGCTCAATTTCTTTGGAGATGGCCTGTGAAGCCAGAATAATGGAATTCAGATCAATACTCTCGGTATAATCGGTCACCGTCCTGCCGTGCATGAACTCCTTGGTGCTGATTTTCTGGGCAAGAGCGGGGTATCGCTCTTTGATGAACGCGATCTTCTCCTTGGCCCCCCAGACCGAATAATAGTATTCGGATTGTCTGAGCAGATAAGCGGCGAACTCGTTGAAGCCCTTGTCCATATAGAACCGGGCCGCCAGCTCGTTGCAGAGTGCCTTATAACGGACGAAGCTTCCCTGCTCGCTGGCCTCAATCGCCAGATCATAATAATAGCCTGCGCGGGTACTGTTCCCGGAGATCCGGGCCCATTCGGCTCTCATCAGATATTCATGCTGGCGGAAGGTTCCCGGTGCATTGCTGGCCCATTTGCGTACCCGGCTGAGTTCCTTGCGCATTTTGGACCTGGCCTTCCACTTGTCGTTCACACCCAAATCCTTGTAAGCATAAGCCAGATTCAGGAAGGTGTACAGTGCGAACTCCTCCATAAAAGCCGATCCGGCCAGCGTCCCGATAATCGGATACGCCCGCTCGATATACTCCAGCGCTTCATCATGCTTCTCGTAGAGAAACAGCAGCTTCATTTTGTAGATATAATAGATGGCAATTCCCGAGTAATACCTCGCTTCCTGCAATTCGTGCAGGTAGACCTCTTCACTGAAGTATTCATTGTTAAATGAGGTACGCTCATGCAGCTCTCCGGCAAGACTGAGATAATACTGGCGGGCCAGCTGCGCTGTGGCAAGCGACTCCCTGTATTTCGTATTCTCGATCATAGAGATCGTACGGGCACTTTCCTGAAGCAAAGCCGGGATGTCCATCGTCGGATTCCAGAGATTCACATAGAAGGCGGAATGGGCCAAGTAGAGCAGATCTCCTGTCCGCAGACTGGCTTCAATGGAGGTGCCGAACCAGTCCTGCAGCGTATCCCAAGGCTCGGTCCAGGCGTGACTGAACAGCGTATACAGAACATGCGCCGCGCCTTTCCACTGCAGATCATTGAATTTGTCGTTAATTCTGATCCCGAGACGTCCATAAGCGAAGGCCCCCCGGGTATCCCCGAAGCCGGACAAGAGCATGGCATAGCCGATAAAAGCAAGCGCCGACTCAGGCGAGTTGCCGTATTTCAGCGTCAGCCCCACCTTCTTCAGCACAACCAGCCCGAACAGCGAGGTCTCCCCCGAGATAAACGCCGGCGGTATAAAGTTAATCAGCAGCCGCATAACCAGCTTCATCTCCGGGTCCTGCATCTCCGGCAGTGCAAATATCGTCTCCGGCGTTCTCCCCCGCAGCGCAGCCTTAACGGCCAGCAGTTCCTTAAGGACGGCCGGCATTCCAACCTTGGCCGGAATCTTAATTCCGAGCGCCTTCAGCCCCCGTCTCCCCGAAGCAATTGACTCAGGCATCATGCCAAGGTACATATAATGATTGGTCTGCATCTCATAGATTTCCGCAATAGCCATCCGCTCCGTAGTTTGCTCCAGCAGCAGACGGCAAGCCTGGTCCCCCTGATCGATGTGATGAGTGAGATAGCTGCATTCCGCATACAACCTGTAGATCTCCGCCGCCTGCCCCGGATCTGTGCTCCAGATCTGCTCCGGGAGCAACTCCATTGCCGCTTCAAGCAGCAGGAAGGCCGAATCATACCCGTACCCTGCCTTGGCCTTATAGGCTGCCCGCAGATTCAGAGCGACGATCTCACGCGCCTCCGAGCTATCGGTGACTAACTCCAGCCCTTTATTGATATGGGTGGCGATATCGACCAGCTTGTCCTCGATTTCCTCCGCTCCGAGATTCCGCAGCAGCAGCCTGCCGATACTAAGATGAAGCCTCTTCCCCCGTTCAGGATCAAGCAGCTGATAGAAGGCCTGCTGAATCCGGTCATGGGCGAATTTCAGCCGGATGCCCATCTGGGCAGCCTCGCGCCCGGATTCAGCAAGTGTAGCCGAGAATATGGCGTATTTATGATCGGCAGGCACGATATATTCTTCCTGGACCGCCCGTGTAATCGCAGCAGCAATCACCTCCGGCGCTTCTTCTCCGATCAGCATCAGCATCCCGTAATCGAACACACTGCCGGCCGCCGAGCTAAGCATCAGGATATGGCGGACCTCCCCCGGGAGATGCTGTAGCTGTCCAACCAGGAAATCCACCACACTGTCATGGACCGGCAGCGCCTCCAGCCGCTCCAGGCTCCAGCTCCATTCCCCGTTCTGCTTGTCGAAATAGATAATCCCCCGCCGGTGAAGATCCTTCAGCATTTCCGTCAGGAAAAAGGAATTCCCCTTCGACCGCTTGTATAACCATCCAGTAATCCCTTCGACCCGTTCCATGCTGCTGTACAGCGTGTCAGCCACAAGGCTTTGCACATCCGTCTCTTGCAGCGGCTGAAGATGAATACGTCCAACTTCACGATTTTTGCCGATCTTAACCATCGCGGCGAACAGCGGATGACCTTCGTGGATCTCATTCTGCCGGAAGGAGCAAATCACAAACATCCGCTGCAGATGGTTATCCAGCACCAGCTTCTCCACGAGCTGCAGGCTGGAGTAATCTGCCCACTGGACATCATCCAGGAAGAGGACCAGCGGCCGGTCCGGATGCGTCACTCCCTGTACGAACTTGGCAAAGGTCAGGAAGAACCGGTTCGTCTCCTCGGCCGGACTCAGCGGCTCAGGCTCCGGCTGGGTCCCGATCCAGGCGGCAAGCTCAGGGATTAATCCCGTAATCACACCGCCGTTGCCGTCAAGCAGCCGGGTCAGCGAGCGGCTGACCTCACTCTTGTAGTCCTCATCCAGACTCTCCAGCAGCTGGCTGACCAGCCTGCGGAAGGCCTGGATGAGCGCACTGTACGGAATGTTCTTATTGTACTGATCGAACTTCCCTTCCGCGAACAGCCCCTTCTCCCGGCTAATCGTCCGGTGCAGCTCATGGACCAGTGCGGTTTTGCCTGCACCCGCATCACCGGAGACCAGCATAAGCTGGGAATTCGAATTAACGCTGCTGCGGAAGGCCGCTTCCAGACAGGACAGCTCCTGCTGTCTGCCGACTATCTTTTGCGGAATGCGGAAGGTGTTCAGGAGGTCCTCCGTTCCAATCTCGAAATCCTCCTGCCCGGCCAGGCATTTCTTCAGATCGGCCTTGATGCCGTGAGCACTCCGGTACCGGTCCTCTGACGATTTCTCCATCAGCTTCATAATGACAGCCGACAAGCCGCTGCTAACCCTGCCTCCGGTTGCATTGTAGGGGGAGAGTGCCTCCTTCGCAATAATGGAGTAGATCTGCTCCAGCATCTCGGATGATGGATACGGCATTATGCCGGTCATCATCTCATACAGGACGACGCCCAGTGAATAGTAGTCACTCCGGTAATCAATATTGCGGTTCATCCGGCCGGTCTGTTCCGGTGAGATGTACGGCAGACTGCCCTCCAGCACGCCGCTGTTCTGGAAATCCCGTCTCTCCTTGGAGAGCTTCACCGCAAGGTCGAAATCAATCACCTGAACAATATCCCGCTCCCGGTTCCAGATGATATTCGACGGCTTGATATCCTTATGAATCACGTTCTGCTCATGAATGGAGCCCAGAATATCCACAACCTTGACCGCCAGCTTCAGTAACGCCTCCTCCCCCGGCTGCTCTTCCGCCAGAATCCGCTTCAGCGAACGTCCGGCTATATCCTCAAGGACCATGACGTACAGGCCGTTCTGCTCCTCAAGCCGCAGGGGACGGATAACCCCTTCTGTGCTAGTGCTAAGCTCTGTAAGCAGCTTATATTCCTGCTTGAAGCGCATCACCGCTTCGGTGCCGGCAAACTCCGATTTTAACACCTTGAGAATGACCGTTTCTGCGGAGGAAGCCTCTGTGCACCGGTACACGGCTTTTATAGGATTATCTGAAATGGTCTCCAGGACCTGGTAATGGTCATTAGCAATCATTGTACTCCACCTTTAGCCTTGTTCTCCCGTAACCTCAATATCGGCATCGAATTTAAATACATAGGCAGCGATCAGCCAGATAATCCAGCAATTCAGCCCAAAGAACAGATAACCGAAATAGCCCAGAACCGGCATCTCGGAGAAAATATGAAATTTGTCCAGATACGGCACCGAGTATTTCCAGTAATTCGGATTGGTAGGGGCATCATCATGGAACCACTCACTGCCAAAGTTCCAGAACTCCCAGAAGAAGCCGTTGAACACCGTAGCCAGTCCCACCAGAATCACCTTGGACCAGTCCCCGTTCTTCACCGGGGTGAAGGGAGTCCAGTAACCGGCAAGCGCCATCGCTGCGGACAGCATCGGAACCAGCGCAACCCACAGTACCCAGAACAGCAGGTACGGATAATAGCCCATGCCGAAGGCCAGAATCAGCCCGAGAATATAATAGATGATCAGCCACATGCGTGACACCTTCAGCTTAGGCCCATGACTATAACGGTTGCGGAACAGACGGAAGGTCTTGAGGAGTAAGTACCATTCGAAGATGGCCGGAAGGACGGTGGTATAGGATAAGGAGAACCAGAACACATTGCCGAAGTTAGAGAACACTTCATTATTAGGGTAATACCAATTCTCCAGCACGAAGAAATTCAGGTATTCAAAAGCAAACCAGCTGAAGCAGGACACCACCGCCAGCAGCTGCATGACATGAGGCTTGCGCGAGATGATCGAGGCTCCGTGATTTCTCCGGTAGACCAGCCCGTCCAGAATCAGGATAAAAGACCACCAGAGGGGAACAAAGGTGTAATGCTCCAGAGAGATAAATAGCTTCACCCGTGCCCACATCAGGAACCAGCTAAGCGCAAGCACCGGCAGACTCCACCAGAACCAGACAGGAAAAGGAGTGGCCGCCCCCGCCTTCCGGGGTGCCTCCTCCGTCTTCTTGAAGCCGAACCATCCGGGGAATACCAGAACCAGTGTGATGATCAGGGCCACGACGCAGGCGAGCGAGAAATACAGCAGGC is a window encoding:
- a CDS encoding small-conductance mechanosensitive channel; protein product: MKTWKKTAFLIVTFGLIFLLPLFGSLAKWKGMPPGYGDFPAQKVEADPGFSLLYFSLACVVALIITLVLVFPGWFGFKKTEEAPRKAGAATPFPVWFWWSLPVLALSWFLMWARVKLFISLEHYTFVPLWWSFILILDGLVYRRNHGASIISRKPHVMQLLAVVSCFSWFAFEYLNFFVLENWYYPNNEVFSNFGNVFWFSLSYTTVLPAIFEWYLLLKTFRLFRNRYSHGPKLKVSRMWLIIYYILGLILAFGMGYYPYLLFWVLWVALVPMLSAAMALAGYWTPFTPVKNGDWSKVILVGLATVFNGFFWEFWNFGSEWFHDDAPTNPNYWKYSVPYLDKFHIFSEMPVLGYFGYLFFGLNCWIIWLIAAYVFKFDADIEVTGEQG
- a CDS encoding diguanylate cyclase translates to MIANDHYQVLETISDNPIKAVYRCTEASSAETVILKVLKSEFAGTEAVMRFKQEYKLLTELSTSTEGVIRPLRLEEQNGLYVMVLEDIAGRSLKRILAEEQPGEEALLKLAVKVVDILGSIHEQNVIHKDIKPSNIIWNRERDIVQVIDFDLAVKLSKERRDFQNSGVLEGSLPYISPEQTGRMNRNIDYRSDYYSLGVVLYEMMTGIMPYPSSEMLEQIYSIIAKEALSPYNATGGRVSSGLSAVIMKLMEKSSEDRYRSAHGIKADLKKCLAGQEDFEIGTEDLLNTFRIPQKIVGRQQELSCLEAAFRSSVNSNSQLMLVSGDAGAGKTALVHELHRTISREKGLFAEGKFDQYNKNIPYSALIQAFRRLVSQLLESLDEDYKSEVSRSLTRLLDGNGGVITGLIPELAAWIGTQPEPEPLSPAEETNRFFLTFAKFVQGVTHPDRPLVLFLDDVQWADYSSLQLVEKLVLDNHLQRMFVICSFRQNEIHEGHPLFAAMVKIGKNREVGRIHLQPLQETDVQSLVADTLYSSMERVEGITGWLYKRSKGNSFFLTEMLKDLHRRGIIYFDKQNGEWSWSLERLEALPVHDSVVDFLVGQLQHLPGEVRHILMLSSAAGSVFDYGMLMLIGEEAPEVIAAAITRAVQEEYIVPADHKYAIFSATLAESGREAAQMGIRLKFAHDRIQQAFYQLLDPERGKRLHLSIGRLLLRNLGAEEIEDKLVDIATHINKGLELVTDSSEAREIVALNLRAAYKAKAGYGYDSAFLLLEAAMELLPEQIWSTDPGQAAEIYRLYAECSYLTHHIDQGDQACRLLLEQTTERMAIAEIYEMQTNHYMYLGMMPESIASGRRGLKALGIKIPAKVGMPAVLKELLAVKAALRGRTPETIFALPEMQDPEMKLVMRLLINFIPPAFISGETSLFGLVVLKKVGLTLKYGNSPESALAFIGYAMLLSGFGDTRGAFAYGRLGIRINDKFNDLQWKGAAHVLYTLFSHAWTEPWDTLQDWFGTSIEASLRTGDLLYLAHSAFYVNLWNPTMDIPALLQESARTISMIENTKYRESLATAQLARQYYLSLAGELHERTSFNNEYFSEEVYLHELQEARYYSGIAIYYIYKMKLLFLYEKHDEALEYIERAYPIIGTLAGSAFMEEFALYTFLNLAYAYKDLGVNDKWKARSKMRKELSRVRKWASNAPGTFRQHEYLMRAEWARISGNSTRAGYYYDLAIEASEQGSFVRYKALCNELAARFYMDKGFNEFAAYLLRQSEYYYSVWGAKEKIAFIKERYPALAQKISTKEFMHGRTVTDYTESIDLNSIILASQAISKEIELNHLLEALMEIVIMNAGAQRGCILMTSKANLLVEGEYKADTDRISVAIHESHQLDNLPAAIIRQVEKSRESLIYNDAYSETPFVNDPYIVRQQPKSMVCMPLINQNKTIAIIYLENNLVTGVFTEERMKIINLLSREMVFSLENASLYTELERSEEKYRQLVNNLQDGVFVVQDMRCVYVNEALEQMLGYKAGEMLEQPFGNFITPPEREKVMHYYARRVEGKQAPEEYETRLVHKDKSLEVIAIHKVVRIMYQDKPAIQGTIKDITERKKAEEELRRHKEHLEELVAERTKELEFNNGELSKYIGLIERISITDELTGLYNRRYFNKLFLDKVDKAAAGKQYLTYLMLDIDYFKKFNDTYGHYEGDTVLRRIGGVLKELAEQADGTAFRLGGEEFGIVAAGLTPPESSAYAELIRRSIAELGIQHDLSPEYGRITVSIGVAAVLVDGLREEDIYKLGDDALYQSKAQGRNCVTLFER